In Liquorilactobacillus nagelii DSM 13675, the following proteins share a genomic window:
- a CDS encoding ABC transporter substrate-binding protein — protein sequence MVKRGKFWVTVAVIAVMGVLGGCANNSASGSSDNWNTIVKQAKKEGKVVSVGMPDTWANWIETWNDLKSQYSIAHTDTDMSSAQELQKFKSAGKTSSSPDIGDIGLNVAPTAVKENLLTAYKTKYWKDIPSWAKDKKGYYSAGYTGSIVFVTDTKNVKASDAPKSWSQLASGKYKVAIGDVSTEAQAQYSVLAAAYANGGSESNLTPGLNYFEKIQKQNRLSTVDTTIQNLQKGEIQVAVMWDFNALNYAHQIGSKRFKITVPSDGTIRSGYTEVINKNAAHPYAAKLARAYILSDKGQINLAKGYARPIRTNVKLPASVKSKLLPSSDYKKVYHVKNNTKWNQETLKLGQEWKTKVLGAN from the coding sequence ATGGTTAAACGTGGGAAGTTTTGGGTTACGGTAGCAGTGATTGCTGTTATGGGAGTGCTAGGTGGTTGTGCTAATAATAGTGCCTCAGGAAGTTCGGATAACTGGAATACAATTGTAAAACAAGCAAAAAAAGAAGGAAAAGTTGTTTCTGTTGGTATGCCAGATACTTGGGCTAACTGGATAGAAACTTGGAATGATTTAAAAAGTCAATATAGCATTGCACATACTGATACTGATATGTCTAGCGCTCAGGAATTGCAAAAATTTAAATCTGCCGGCAAAACTTCTTCATCTCCTGATATCGGTGATATTGGTTTAAACGTTGCGCCGACAGCTGTTAAAGAAAATTTGCTGACAGCATATAAAACTAAATACTGGAAAGACATCCCGAGCTGGGCTAAGGATAAGAAAGGTTATTATTCGGCTGGTTATACCGGTTCAATCGTTTTTGTTACTGATACTAAAAACGTTAAGGCATCTGATGCTCCTAAATCGTGGAGTCAACTAGCCTCTGGCAAATATAAAGTTGCAATTGGCGATGTCTCAACCGAGGCCCAAGCACAATATTCAGTTTTAGCAGCAGCATATGCTAATGGAGGCAGCGAGAGTAATTTGACTCCAGGATTAAATTATTTTGAGAAAATTCAAAAACAAAATCGGCTTTCAACGGTTGATACGACAATTCAAAATCTTCAGAAAGGTGAAATTCAAGTTGCTGTTATGTGGGACTTTAATGCTTTAAACTACGCACATCAGATTGGCTCAAAACGTTTTAAGATTACTGTTCCGAGTGATGGTACAATCCGCAGCGGATATACTGAAGTAATTAACAAGAATGCCGCTCATCCATATGCGGCTAAATTAGCGCGAGCTTATATTCTTTCTGATAAAGGTCAGATCAACCTGGCAAAAGGCTATGCGCGACCAATTAGGACAAACGTAAAGTTACCAGCTTCAGTAAAAAGCAAATTATTACCTTCCAGTGACTATAAAAAAGTTTATCATGTCAAAAATAATACTAAATGGAATCAAGAAACTTTAAAACTAGGTCAGGAATGGAAAACAAAAGTGCTGGGAGCTAATTAA
- a CDS encoding ABC transporter permease: MSNRLKIFLPFGILVVLVLLIPVCVMFAAGFQSVSGNFSLINYQQILTNSYYREAITNSLQISLVTSLFSILVALFGAWSLTRLTTGAKNILLTVFNMSSSFAGVPLAFSLIILFGNAGVWKAISTAIGWHVGASIYSITGMTFAYTFFEIPLGIMFLFPVLSSLNHEWLEVSNVLGASKFFFLQKVILPVVLPNIVQVFILLFANAMGTYETAYALVGDNLVSIPTLIGSLINGEIVANVPLACAFATVFAVVMALIVWVGNRLTRNQKEG, translated from the coding sequence ATGTCGAATCGTTTAAAAATTTTTTTACCATTTGGAATACTGGTTGTATTGGTTTTGCTCATTCCAGTTTGTGTCATGTTTGCAGCTGGTTTCCAATCAGTTTCAGGAAATTTCAGTTTAATAAATTATCAACAAATACTTACCAACAGTTACTATCGTGAAGCTATTACTAATAGTTTGCAGATTTCATTGGTTACTTCGCTTTTTTCAATTTTAGTGGCACTTTTTGGAGCCTGGTCTTTGACTAGATTAACTACTGGTGCAAAGAATATCTTACTTACGGTATTTAATATGTCTTCTAGTTTTGCAGGAGTTCCACTGGCTTTTTCATTAATAATTTTATTTGGTAACGCGGGTGTCTGGAAAGCTATTTCCACTGCAATAGGTTGGCATGTTGGAGCAAGCATCTATTCTATTACCGGAATGACATTTGCGTATACATTTTTTGAAATCCCATTAGGAATTATGTTTTTGTTTCCAGTATTATCTAGTTTAAATCACGAATGGCTTGAGGTATCGAATGTTTTAGGAGCGAGTAAATTTTTCTTTTTGCAAAAAGTAATTTTGCCCGTGGTTTTACCTAACATTGTCCAAGTTTTTATTTTGTTGTTTGCTAATGCAATGGGGACTTATGAAACGGCTTATGCTTTAGTTGGTGATAACTTGGTTTCAATTCCAACTTTGATTGGTTCTTTAATAAATGGTGAAATAGTCGCTAATGTTCCACTGGCTTGTGCCTTCGCAACAGTTTTCGCAGTTGTAATGGCATTAATTGTTTGGGTTGGTAATCGCCTAACTAGAAATCAGAAAGAAGGATAA
- a CDS encoding ABC transporter ATP-binding protein translates to MSSSFLRVENLGISLSGASIIQGMSFNIKPNALTTFLGPSGSGKTTVLRAIAGLNQNVSGQIFLEGREIQTLPANQRDIGMVFQSYALFPNMTVFDNIAYGLRVKKKSNKEIEQKVAVMLETVGLADKKMAYPDNLSGGQQQRVAIARSMILHPKLLLLDEPLSALDAKIRIELRNQIRRYQQEFGITMLFVTHDQAEAMAISDDIIVMDQGKVQQQGSPMEIYAKPKNNFIAKFIGNHNLLTGSEIKQLGFKTIMDQTVQVQDSYIIRPEIFEQRPSSNGSFMEISGKLSQRSVLGDRLQYVFDTAKHIPLKIEFLNQTLPLELNRPLKLYLNESAIQKVGD, encoded by the coding sequence ATGAGTTCATCATTTTTGCGAGTTGAGAATTTAGGGATAAGTTTGTCAGGTGCATCCATCATTCAAGGAATGTCTTTTAATATTAAGCCCAACGCTCTAACAACATTTCTTGGACCGAGTGGTAGTGGAAAAACAACAGTATTACGTGCAATTGCCGGTCTGAATCAAAACGTTTCAGGTCAGATTTTCTTAGAAGGAAGAGAGATTCAAACTTTGCCAGCAAATCAGCGCGATATTGGGATGGTATTTCAATCTTATGCATTATTTCCGAACATGACGGTTTTTGATAATATTGCCTACGGTTTGCGAGTAAAGAAAAAATCAAACAAAGAAATCGAGCAAAAAGTAGCTGTAATGTTGGAAACAGTTGGCTTAGCAGATAAAAAAATGGCATATCCAGATAATTTATCAGGTGGACAGCAGCAAAGGGTGGCAATCGCACGTTCAATGATTTTGCATCCTAAGTTATTGTTGCTTGATGAACCTCTAAGTGCTTTGGATGCCAAAATCAGAATTGAATTGCGAAATCAAATTCGTCGCTATCAGCAAGAGTTTGGAATTACGATGTTGTTCGTAACCCATGATCAAGCTGAGGCAATGGCGATCTCAGATGACATTATCGTAATGGATCAAGGAAAAGTGCAACAACAAGGTTCACCAATGGAAATATATGCCAAACCTAAAAATAACTTTATTGCAAAATTTATTGGAAATCATAACTTACTAACAGGTTCGGAGATTAAGCAATTGGGTTTCAAAACAATTATGGATCAAACGGTTCAGGTACAGGATAGTTATATAATTCGACCGGAAATATTCGAACAGCGGCCTTCAAGTAATGGAAGTTTTATGGAAATTTCTGGGAAATTGTCACAGAGGTCGGTTCTGGGTGATCGGCTACAATATGTTTTTGACACAGCAAAGCATATACCTTTAAAAATTGAATTCTTAAATCAAACTTTACCTTTAGAATTGAACCGGCCTTTGAAGTTATATTTAAATGAATCTGCAATTCAAAAAGTTGGTGATTAA
- a CDS encoding oligosaccharide MFS transporter → MSKIKKALSNPFYLNNSIMILLFFVSWGIWWSFFQIWLTNSLGFSGSQVGTIYSFDSAITLILMLVYGTLQDKLGRKKNLLIFCTVLEIFLGPFFTWIYVPMLKASFFAGALLGSIYLSAAFLAASPTFEALIERMSRRFNFEYGQARAWGSFGYAVAALIAGYLFTINPYLLFWIGSLIAVVLFLVLLFLNPEKNPVNHKFENKTENMHEKNTPSIKDILSVFKMWDVWKIIIFIIFSWTFYTVFDQQMFPEFFTKFFSTSAVGEQAYGILNSIEVFLESIMMGLVPILMKKIGVRKTLLLGIAIMVIRIGGCGLVTNPVGVSFIKLLHAPETAIFILAMFRYFTLHFDTRVSATLYMVGFQIAAQVGQIVFSTPFGALHDRIGYNKTFLIISLIVLLAGIYAFFIIKKDDQDVNGQPLA, encoded by the coding sequence ATGAGCAAAATAAAGAAAGCGCTATCTAATCCGTTTTATTTGAATAATTCAATTATGATTTTGTTGTTCTTTGTTTCCTGGGGAATTTGGTGGTCTTTTTTTCAAATTTGGTTAACTAATTCTTTAGGTTTTTCTGGTTCACAAGTTGGGACAATTTACTCTTTTGACTCGGCAATTACTTTAATTTTGATGCTTGTTTATGGCACATTACAAGATAAATTAGGCCGTAAAAAGAATTTATTAATTTTTTGTACAGTACTTGAAATCTTCCTTGGACCTTTTTTTACATGGATTTATGTTCCAATGTTAAAAGCAAGTTTTTTCGCAGGTGCTTTATTAGGATCGATATATCTTTCAGCAGCTTTTTTGGCAGCTTCACCAACGTTTGAAGCGCTAATTGAACGGATGAGTCGTCGTTTTAACTTTGAATATGGACAAGCTCGAGCTTGGGGGTCTTTTGGTTACGCAGTTGCTGCTCTTATTGCGGGATATCTATTTACGATAAATCCATATTTACTTTTTTGGATTGGTTCATTAATTGCTGTAGTTTTGTTTTTAGTTTTACTATTTTTGAATCCTGAAAAAAATCCGGTTAACCATAAATTTGAAAACAAAACAGAGAATATGCATGAAAAGAATACACCGTCAATTAAAGATATTTTGAGCGTTTTTAAAATGTGGGACGTTTGGAAAATTATTATTTTTATTATTTTTAGCTGGACATTTTATACTGTATTTGATCAGCAGATGTTCCCAGAGTTCTTCACAAAGTTTTTTTCTACATCTGCAGTTGGAGAACAAGCTTATGGTATTTTAAATTCAATCGAAGTCTTTTTGGAATCAATTATGATGGGCCTAGTTCCGATATTGATGAAAAAAATTGGTGTTAGGAAAACGCTCTTGCTTGGAATTGCAATTATGGTAATTAGAATTGGAGGTTGTGGTTTAGTAACAAATCCAGTAGGTGTTTCGTTTATTAAATTATTGCATGCACCTGAAACAGCTATTTTTATCCTGGCAATGTTTCGTTACTTTACTCTTCATTTCGATACTCGAGTTTCAGCGACACTTTACATGGTTGGCTTTCAGATAGCTGCTCAAGTTGGTCAAATAGTTTTTTCTACACCATTTGGGGCATTGCATGATAGGATCGGATATAATAAGACATTTTTGATTATTTCTTTAATTGTTTTGTTGGCAGGTATTTATGCCTTCTTTATTATTAAAAAAGATGATCAAGATGTTAATGGACAACCCTTAGCATAA
- a CDS encoding ABC transporter permease, whose translation MTVLIIYLIAPIIATIIYSFSTVWVKTILPEGITIKWYLQLVSNGDFGTALLRSLLLGVLTTLISLACFLPVVFYANVYNPKIKSKLHFITVLPFTIPGIILVTGLIRVYSAIPVPKLLILILAISLLSLPLTYQSLDNAFIARNFRAMFEQALVLGDRPVEAFLKVIVPNIRVGIFISMLLTFTSAFGEYVLTNLLLGGNFETLKVYMYRLMQSNGQASSVLTTIYFLFLILVSTIMIFSMKHYWGKKSLSKKG comes from the coding sequence ATGACTGTGTTAATTATTTATTTAATCGCCCCGATTATTGCAACTATCATTTATTCCTTTTCTACGGTCTGGGTAAAAACGATTTTACCAGAAGGAATTACTATTAAATGGTATTTGCAGTTAGTTTCTAATGGTGATTTTGGAACAGCCTTATTGCGTTCGTTGTTATTAGGTGTATTGACAACACTAATTTCGTTGGCTTGTTTTTTACCCGTGGTGTTTTATGCAAATGTTTATAATCCCAAAATAAAATCTAAGTTACATTTTATAACGGTTTTACCGTTTACAATTCCTGGAATTATCTTAGTGACAGGATTAATCAGAGTTTATTCGGCAATTCCAGTTCCAAAATTATTAATTTTAATTTTAGCAATATCCTTGCTGAGTTTACCATTGACCTATCAGTCACTGGACAATGCTTTTATTGCGAGAAATTTTCGCGCAATGTTTGAACAGGCTCTAGTTTTAGGAGATCGTCCAGTTGAAGCATTTTTAAAAGTCATTGTACCGAATATCCGAGTTGGAATTTTTATTTCAATGTTATTAACATTCACCAGCGCTTTTGGCGAGTATGTTTTGACTAATCTCTTATTAGGTGGAAATTTTGAAACTTTAAAGGTGTACATGTATCGATTGATGCAAAGTAACGGGCAAGCAAGTAGTGTTTTAACAACCATTTATTTTTTGTTTTTGATTCTTGTTTCAACTATTATGATTTTCTCAATGAAACATTATTGGGGAAAAAAGAGTTTATCGAAGAAAGGCTAA
- the hisJ gene encoding histidinol-phosphatase HisJ, with translation MTQIELNKIDRKTWSGHNHTEFCPHGSGENTELYIQKAIAAGFKTYSITEHFPLPPAFYKAVDPDGSRHAIYTAAMSLQELPNYFRKMQFLKQKYQQQIRILVGFEFDYFAQFRDWTAEQLRCYQHQIDEGILSVHFLPTKAGLRAVDESAVDFKTGVLNEFGSPLNVAKAYLATIKQAIDWDIPYKPNRYGHLMLYRKWRNSFSSQTIWHDRTTVLQMQEILEEILKTGGFLDCNCAGLFRLTQTELSPTSDWLFKAQVKVIPLVFGADAHQVASVAQGYNTYLESKYYFGKKAKLTYATKTKLK, from the coding sequence TTGACACAAATTGAGTTAAATAAAATTGACCGTAAAACATGGAGCGGTCATAATCATACCGAGTTCTGTCCCCATGGATCTGGCGAGAATACTGAGTTATATATTCAAAAAGCAATAGCAGCTGGGTTCAAGACCTATTCAATTACTGAACATTTTCCATTGCCACCGGCGTTTTACAAAGCTGTAGATCCGGATGGTTCTCGACATGCAATTTATACGGCCGCAATGTCACTGCAGGAATTGCCGAACTATTTTCGAAAAATGCAATTTTTGAAACAAAAGTATCAACAACAGATTCGCATTTTAGTTGGTTTTGAATTCGATTATTTTGCTCAGTTTCGTGACTGGACTGCTGAGCAACTTAGATGTTACCAGCATCAAATTGATGAGGGTATTTTATCAGTTCATTTTCTACCTACTAAAGCAGGTTTACGTGCAGTTGACGAAAGTGCAGTGGATTTTAAAACTGGTGTTTTAAATGAATTTGGTTCGCCATTAAATGTTGCTAAAGCTTATTTAGCCACGATTAAACAGGCAATAGATTGGGATATACCATACAAGCCAAATCGTTATGGACATCTGATGCTTTACCGAAAATGGCGAAATTCATTTTCGAGTCAGACCATTTGGCATGATCGAACCACAGTGCTGCAAATGCAGGAAATTTTAGAAGAAATTTTAAAAACTGGAGGATTTTTGGATTGCAATTGTGCTGGCCTGTTTCGATTAACTCAAACTGAGTTAAGTCCAACAAGTGATTGGCTTTTTAAAGCTCAAGTTAAGGTAATACCATTAGTCTTTGGCGCTGATGCACATCAAGTTGCATCAGTAGCCCAAGGTTATAATACTTATTTAGAAAGCAAGTATTATTTTGGAAAGAAGGCAAAGTTGACCTATGCAACTAAGACTAAACTCAAATGA